In the Flavisolibacter tropicus genome, one interval contains:
- the mazG gene encoding nucleoside triphosphate pyrophosphohydrolase: MTKHAEAFERLVTIMDELREQCPWDKKQTIQSLRQLTLEEVYELADAITVEDWPGIKEELGDLLLHIVFYAKIGKEEKQFELAEMIHAICDKLVARHPHIYGDVKVNSDEDVKRNWEKLKLKEGKKSVLSGVPKTLPALVKAMRLQEKAKQVGFEWDNKDQVWLKVQEEVGELQEAMKHADPKKVEEEFGDVVFSLVNFARFLNVDAENALEVTNKKFIERFTKMEEIALERGRQLNDMTLVEMDTIWNEVKQKSR, from the coding sequence ATGACAAAGCATGCAGAGGCATTTGAGCGTTTAGTAACAATTATGGATGAATTGCGAGAGCAATGTCCCTGGGACAAAAAGCAAACAATTCAATCATTGCGTCAACTTACATTAGAAGAGGTATATGAGTTAGCCGATGCTATAACTGTTGAAGACTGGCCTGGTATAAAAGAGGAGCTGGGCGACTTGCTTTTGCATATTGTATTCTATGCTAAAATTGGAAAAGAGGAAAAGCAGTTTGAGTTAGCGGAAATGATTCATGCCATTTGTGATAAATTGGTAGCCCGGCATCCACATATTTATGGTGATGTTAAAGTGAACAGCGATGAAGATGTAAAACGAAACTGGGAAAAGTTGAAGCTAAAAGAAGGCAAGAAGTCGGTACTTTCTGGCGTTCCCAAGACGTTACCCGCACTGGTGAAAGCCATGCGCCTTCAGGAGAAGGCCAAACAGGTAGGTTTTGAGTGGGATAACAAAGATCAAGTATGGTTAAAGGTACAGGAGGAAGTTGGTGAACTCCAGGAGGCTATGAAACATGCTGATCCAAAGAAAGTTGAAGAAGAGTTTGGTGATGTGGTGTTTTCATTAGTGAACTTCGCACGGTTTTTGAATGTTGATGCCGAAAACGCTCTTGAAGTAACCAATAAGAAGTTTATAGAACGTTTTACGAAGATGGAAGAAATAGCTTTAGAAAGAGGTCGGCAACTAAATGATATGACCTTGGTGGAAATGGATACCATCTGGAATGAAGTCAAACAGAAGTCCCGTTGA
- a CDS encoding DUF3667 domain-containing protein has protein sequence MSHQPERKEKNCLNCGTTVQGRFCQNCGQENVVTHQNFWSLSKHFVFDIFHFDGKFFDTLRFLLFKPGFVANEYVSGKRMKYLDPIRMYLFTSAVFFLVFFSISHINTMDNEGSQAANLSNKERLELVEKYREQFKERPLDTLLGKKIALLLDTSQSVLKADVKIDSGIEINNRRYYSIPEYDSIQKALPGPKRDGWIARKFARKSLELDEKFKGDGNLLLKSLLEHFIHRFPYILFLSLPFFAGLLKLLYIRRKSFYYSDHAVFTLYHYIFSFIILLVIFGFIRLGDVLNWGLFGWLAFMLVILWFVYLYKGLRNFYGQRRGITFLKFLLLNFTGLVLIAALLLFFFLFTAYQL, from the coding sequence GTGTCTCATCAACCAGAACGTAAAGAAAAGAACTGTCTTAATTGTGGAACAACCGTACAAGGCCGGTTTTGTCAGAACTGCGGCCAGGAAAATGTCGTTACCCATCAAAACTTTTGGTCTTTAAGCAAACATTTTGTTTTCGATATCTTCCATTTTGATGGAAAGTTTTTTGACACGTTGCGGTTTTTGCTATTTAAGCCAGGGTTTGTAGCTAATGAATATGTCAGCGGAAAAAGGATGAAGTACTTGGATCCGATCCGTATGTATCTATTTACGTCGGCTGTTTTTTTCTTGGTGTTTTTCTCTATTAGTCATATTAATACCATGGATAATGAAGGGTCACAAGCGGCAAATCTTTCTAATAAGGAACGCCTGGAATTGGTAGAAAAATATAGAGAACAATTTAAGGAAAGGCCTTTAGATACGCTTTTAGGTAAAAAGATTGCCTTATTGCTGGATACTAGCCAGTCAGTACTTAAAGCAGATGTGAAGATTGATAGCGGCATTGAAATCAACAACAGGCGCTATTATTCCATTCCTGAGTATGATTCAATACAAAAAGCATTGCCAGGACCTAAAAGAGATGGGTGGATAGCACGAAAGTTTGCCCGTAAAAGCCTCGAGTTAGATGAAAAGTTTAAGGGGGATGGAAACCTCTTACTTAAGAGCTTACTTGAACATTTTATACACCGGTTTCCTTATATACTTTTCCTTTCACTGCCGTTTTTTGCAGGGCTGTTAAAGCTGTTATATATCAGGAGGAAATCTTTCTATTATAGTGATCATGCTGTGTTTACCCTTTACCACTACATTTTCAGTTTTATCATTTTGTTAGTCATATTTGGTTTTATCAGGCTCGGTGATGTGTTAAATTGGGGACTATTTGGTTGGTTAGCCTTTATGTTGGTTATTCTTTGGTTTGTATATCTATATAAAGGATTGCGTAACTTTTATGGTCAACGTAGAGGAATTACGTTTCTCAAGTTTTTGCTACTGAACTTTACAGGACTTGTATTAATCGCGGCGCTATTATTATTTTTCTTCTTATTTACGGCATATCAACTTTAA
- a CDS encoding GIY-YIG nuclease family protein: MPYLVYILYSEKLNRFYVGTTDDAERRLLEHNTAHYQDAYTVKGIVNLPVYRV, translated from the coding sequence ATGCCCTACCTGGTCTATATCCTTTACTCTGAAAAATTGAACCGCTTTTATGTTGGAACAACAGATGATGCGGAAAGGCGCCTGTTGGAACACAATACGGCACATTACCAGGATGCGTATACCGTCAAGGGTATTGTTAACTTACCTGTCTATCGCGTGTAG
- a CDS encoding GIY-YIG nuclease family protein codes for MPYLVYILYSEKLNRFYVGTTDDAERRLLEHNTAHYQDAYTVKGIPWTIYLTIACTNSEQAYKLERFVKKMKSSVFIQKLKDVPGVLESVLAKM; via the coding sequence ATGCCCTACCTGGTCTATATCCTTTACTCTGAAAAATTGAACCGCTTTTATGTTGGAACAACGGATGATGCGGAAAGGCGCCTGTTGGAACACAATACGGCACATTACCAGGATGCGTATACCGTCAAGGGCATTCCATGGACGATTTACTTGACAATAGCGTGCACAAACAGTGAACAAGCGTATAAACTGGAGCGCTTTGTTAAAAAGATGAAGTCATCGGTTTTTATTCAAAAGCTCAAAGACGTTCCTGGTGTACTTGAATCGGTTCTTGCTAAAATGTAG
- a CDS encoding GIY-YIG nuclease family protein: MPYLVYILYSEKLNRFYVGTTDDAERRLLEHNTAHYQDAYTVKGIPWTIYLTIACTNSEQAYKLERFVKKMKSSVFIQKLKDVPGVLESVLAKI; this comes from the coding sequence ATGCCCTACCTGGTCTATATCCTTTACTCTGAAAAATTGAACCGCTTTTATGTTGGAACAACGGATGATGCGGAAAGGCGCCTGTTGGAACACAATACGGCACATTACCAGGATGCGTATACCGTCAAGGGCATTCCATGGACGATTTACTTGACAATAGCGTGCACAAACAGTGAACAAGCCTATAAACTGGAGCGCTTTGTTAAAAAGATGAAGTCATCGGTTTTTATTCAAAAACTCAAAGACGTTCCTGGTGTACTTGAATCGGTTCTTGCTAAAATTTAG
- a CDS encoding glycosyltransferase family 2 protein, protein MAALPSIAVVILNWNGRKYLEQFLPSVLASTYSNFRVVVIDNASTDDSISVIQKNFPHVDIITLTQNFGFAKGYNEGLKEVKADFYVLLNSDVEVDPGWLQPMVAILEKDEKNAACQPKLLAFHQKDQFEYAGAAGGWIDSLGYPFARGRVFDTCEKDDLQYNDTVEVFWASGAALMVRSHVFHEMKGFDDFFFAHQEEIDLCWRIHLAGYKIYCCPSSIVYHVGGGTLAKGSPKKTFLNFRNNNIMLAKNLPFSEKWWKLPVRLLLDQVTAFKELVGGDKRYFMAVQKAQIAFFRWLFSKKAVSKKYVAKPLKQLPGVYNGSVIWQYFVKGQKLFSAIVKS, encoded by the coding sequence TTGGCTGCATTACCTTCAATAGCTGTTGTTATATTAAACTGGAATGGAAGAAAGTATTTAGAACAATTTCTGCCGTCTGTATTGGCTTCAACATATTCTAACTTTCGCGTGGTTGTAATAGATAATGCATCAACAGATGATTCCATTAGCGTAATACAAAAAAACTTTCCACATGTAGATATTATAACGCTTACACAAAACTTTGGGTTTGCGAAAGGGTATAACGAGGGGCTGAAGGAGGTTAAAGCAGATTTTTATGTGCTTTTAAATTCAGATGTAGAAGTAGACCCAGGTTGGTTGCAGCCCATGGTGGCTATATTGGAGAAGGATGAAAAAAACGCTGCTTGTCAGCCTAAACTGTTAGCATTTCACCAAAAAGATCAATTTGAATATGCTGGTGCTGCTGGTGGATGGATTGATAGTCTTGGCTATCCTTTTGCTAGGGGACGTGTTTTTGATACTTGCGAGAAAGATGATCTTCAATATAATGATACGGTAGAGGTGTTTTGGGCAAGTGGAGCTGCTCTTATGGTCAGAAGTCATGTTTTTCATGAAATGAAAGGATTTGATGATTTCTTTTTTGCTCACCAGGAAGAAATTGATTTATGCTGGCGTATTCATCTGGCGGGCTATAAGATTTATTGTTGCCCTTCATCCATTGTATATCATGTAGGAGGGGGCACCTTGGCAAAGGGAAGCCCTAAAAAGACATTTTTGAATTTTCGAAATAACAATATCATGCTGGCAAAGAATCTCCCATTTAGTGAAAAATGGTGGAAGTTGCCGGTGCGTTTATTACTGGATCAGGTTACTGCATTTAAAGAGTTAGTAGGAGGGGATAAGAGGTATTTTATGGCAGTTCAAAAAGCGCAAATTGCATTTTTTAGATGGTTGTTTTCAAAGAAAGCTGTTAGCAAAAAATACGTGGCTAAACCTCTCAAACAGTTGCCTGGCGTATATAATGGAAGTGTAATTTGGCAGTACTTTGTAAAAGGTCAGAAATTATTTAGTGCTATTGTGAAGTCTTGA
- a CDS encoding sensor histidine kinase, translating to MFRQLLTWRALLALVAILIVSGTISYSSYLAKKIEKDEREKVEQWVEAGNFINNPSNQDIRLASLILIQTDIPIIETNEKDSITNWVNLDSAEVKKGWPNHEPTKNLNTNNYLKGRLVTFQSSRPPIEWTDPLDSTHRNRYYYGNSKLLNEVQYYPIVQLFIVALFIIITILAIRSSYLSTQNQVWAGMAKETAHQLGTPVSSLEGWLEILRETPGNEKYVPELEKDISRLRLVSDRFGKIGSSPQLEKLNVVKQVEEVVEYVRKRAPGKVLFKLNNYLSNDIIIPLSGPLFDWVIENLLKNALDAMEGKGSITIDLQENKKEVIVDVSDTGKGISSQNLSKVFKPGFTTKKRGWGLGLSLSKRIIEQYHKGSIEVKNSELGKGTTFRIILKK from the coding sequence ATGTTTCGTCAACTCCTTACCTGGCGGGCTTTATTAGCACTAGTAGCCATCCTCATTGTTAGCGGCACTATTTCATACTCATCCTACCTAGCCAAGAAGATCGAGAAAGATGAAAGAGAAAAAGTAGAACAATGGGTAGAGGCCGGTAATTTTATAAATAACCCAAGCAACCAAGATATTCGTCTGGCGTCATTGATCCTTATTCAAACAGACATTCCCATTATAGAAACCAATGAAAAGGATAGTATTACAAACTGGGTGAACCTGGATTCTGCCGAAGTGAAAAAAGGATGGCCTAATCATGAGCCTACCAAGAATCTAAATACCAATAACTACCTTAAGGGCCGCCTAGTTACGTTCCAATCATCCCGTCCTCCAATAGAATGGACAGACCCCTTAGATTCAACACACCGCAACCGATACTATTATGGCAACTCAAAGCTTTTAAATGAGGTGCAGTATTACCCTATAGTACAACTATTTATTGTAGCACTATTTATTATTATAACCATATTAGCCATACGTAGCAGCTACCTATCTACTCAAAACCAGGTATGGGCAGGTATGGCTAAAGAAACAGCACACCAGTTAGGAACACCCGTATCATCTTTGGAAGGATGGCTTGAAATATTGCGGGAAACACCTGGAAATGAAAAATATGTGCCTGAACTTGAAAAAGATATTTCACGCCTTCGCTTGGTGTCCGATAGATTTGGCAAGATTGGTAGCTCGCCACAACTAGAAAAACTAAATGTTGTTAAGCAGGTAGAAGAAGTAGTAGAATATGTACGTAAGCGAGCCCCAGGCAAAGTACTGTTCAAGCTCAATAATTATTTGAGTAACGACATAATCATTCCTTTGTCGGGGCCTTTGTTTGACTGGGTCATTGAAAACCTTTTGAAGAATGCTCTTGATGCCATGGAAGGGAAAGGAAGTATCACAATAGATCTTCAGGAAAACAAAAAAGAAGTAATTGTAGATGTCAGTGATACCGGGAAAGGAATAAGTTCCCAAAATTTAAGCAAGGTATTTAAGCCAGGCTTTACTACAAAGAAGCGTGGATGGGGCTTAGGGCTTAGTTTATCAAAGCGAATTATTGAACAATATCACAAGGGTTCTATAGAAGTAAAAAACTCTGAATTAGGAAAAGGCACAACGTTTCGCATAATTTTAAAAAAATAA
- a CDS encoding cupin domain-containing protein: MITLNNKSVFIQNESIIWEKVGEGVRRIVMAYTDDVMLVKVAFEKGSIGAVHQHVHTQLTNIESGIFEVEIAGVKQVLKAGDAFFIPSNEWHGVVCLEAGTLIDVFSPMRKDFIPQISL; the protein is encoded by the coding sequence ATGATTACTCTAAATAATAAATCTGTTTTTATTCAAAACGAATCAATAATCTGGGAAAAGGTAGGAGAGGGTGTGAGAAGAATAGTGATGGCCTATACGGATGATGTTATGTTAGTAAAGGTGGCCTTTGAGAAAGGAAGCATTGGCGCTGTACATCAGCATGTACATACGCAATTAACGAATATTGAAAGCGGCATCTTTGAAGTAGAAATAGCAGGAGTAAAGCAGGTGCTAAAAGCCGGTGATGCTTTTTTTATTCCCTCCAACGAGTGGCACGGCGTAGTTTGTTTGGAAGCCGGAACATTGATTGATGTATTTAGCCCCATGCGCAAAGATTTTATTCCTCAAATTAGTTTGTAA
- a CDS encoding two-component regulator propeller domain-containing protein, which produces MYFKKITLPIFGIFSLFVVYGQSLPFEKYTSKNGLISDRITAIAQDEEGFMWFGSYFGICRYAGLAFERLELPSQQQNRYVTFLGAANGKMYAGFLFSGGLAEWSGNKVNMHFIRGKDSVLANEFVCMYDNKD; this is translated from the coding sequence ATGTACTTTAAGAAAATCACCCTTCCTATATTTGGCATCTTCAGCCTATTTGTTGTCTATGGGCAATCACTTCCATTTGAAAAATACACTTCTAAAAATGGTTTGATATCCGATCGTATTACAGCCATTGCGCAGGATGAGGAAGGCTTTATGTGGTTTGGTTCCTATTTTGGCATTTGTCGTTACGCCGGACTTGCATTTGAAAGGCTTGAACTCCCTTCTCAACAACAAAACCGATATGTCACTTTTTTAGGGGCAGCCAATGGCAAAATGTATGCAGGCTTTTTATTCAGTGGTGGCTTGGCTGAATGGAGCGGAAATAAAGTGAATATGCATTTTATCCGGGGAAAAGATTCGGTTTTGGCAAATGAATTTGTCTGTATGTACGACAATAAAGACTGA
- a CDS encoding outer membrane beta-barrel family protein has translation MFKVVLPLFLICFYSSVDAQVNRRVRIAVLNDKKVALQGATVYLLTVDSVAIQTETVNADGTTEFSDINLGTYRVKATSSGHEDGFSRWLDLQKNTSVIDTIILQPKAGLLTGVTVVSKKPFVQFLPDKTVINPEANITNAGATVMDVLEKSPGLTIGKDGSIIMKGKPAVTVLIDGKPIQLSGADLQAYLSGISASQVAAIELIENPGAKYDASGNAGIINIKTKTNNQRGFNGSLNLSVGQGVYSKTGNTLNLNYRQGKINGFLNYGIRANTEFQDIWTLRTYFDNQGEDSALLEQPNFGKNRASAHNLKTGLDFFVSNRTTLGLVFTGGLFNRNGSFSSDINWMDKNYIIDSTINTLGENTTEFKRGGVNFNGRHQINKTTELSFDVDYVNFNIDNDQHYQTQLLIPGSPVLTTKGNTPSKLDIVTLKVDYAKRFKTILLETGLKTAVNKTDNLAEYFYLDNNNWRPDLSRTNHFLYNEKISAAYASADAEKGKWHGQAGLRYEFTSYKAHQLGNAVVKDSAFKRTYGSLFPTAFVSYQADSNNTLTIRAGRRIDRPPFQNLNPFLRILNKYTYESGNPFIKPQYTWNVALAHTYKEKLTTELSYGYLRDYFSQIFIIDSNSSNENKNIIIYTRGNVGSFQNFSVSETYQVPVTKWWNMTAVAIFNHKIINGVVWAPITVKISQLNVSLNNQFQFKKGWGAEISGFYQTKSQIDLQEWLKPQGELNLGVSKQVLKGKGSLKLSIRDITYFQNYSGYSTFENAHEPFRIKWDTRVARLSFSWRFGKTMKAVRRSEGGATDEINRAGSGN, from the coding sequence ATGTTTAAAGTGGTCTTGCCTCTTTTTTTAATCTGTTTTTATAGCAGTGTTGATGCACAAGTTAATCGGCGTGTTCGCATTGCCGTGCTAAATGACAAGAAAGTCGCATTACAAGGGGCAACCGTATATTTATTAACGGTGGATTCCGTTGCAATCCAAACGGAGACAGTCAACGCCGACGGTACAACTGAATTTTCTGATATAAACCTCGGAACATACAGGGTTAAGGCAACCAGTTCGGGACACGAAGACGGTTTTAGCCGGTGGTTGGATCTCCAAAAAAATACTTCAGTTATAGATACGATTATACTACAGCCGAAAGCAGGCTTACTGACCGGTGTAACCGTCGTTTCCAAAAAGCCATTCGTTCAATTTCTGCCGGATAAAACCGTTATAAATCCGGAGGCCAATATTACAAACGCAGGCGCAACGGTGATGGATGTCCTTGAAAAATCACCTGGCTTGACCATCGGAAAAGATGGCTCCATCATTATGAAAGGCAAGCCTGCCGTCACGGTATTAATTGATGGGAAACCGATACAACTTAGTGGTGCCGACTTGCAGGCCTATCTTTCAGGAATCAGTGCTTCACAGGTAGCTGCGATTGAGCTTATTGAAAACCCGGGTGCCAAATATGATGCTTCCGGTAACGCTGGTATTATTAACATTAAAACCAAGACCAACAACCAGAGAGGTTTCAATGGCTCCTTAAATCTAAGTGTTGGGCAGGGCGTTTATTCCAAAACAGGCAATACCCTTAACCTGAATTACCGCCAAGGGAAAATAAACGGGTTCCTGAACTACGGCATTCGTGCAAACACTGAGTTTCAGGACATCTGGACACTTCGGACTTATTTCGATAATCAAGGGGAAGATTCTGCGTTGCTTGAGCAACCGAATTTTGGGAAGAACAGAGCTTCGGCGCATAACCTTAAAACAGGTTTAGATTTCTTTGTAAGCAATCGCACCACCCTGGGCCTTGTATTTACCGGGGGCCTCTTTAACCGGAACGGATCTTTTTCCAGCGACATCAATTGGATGGACAAAAACTATATTATCGATTCTACGATTAATACCCTTGGCGAAAACACTACCGAATTTAAAAGAGGTGGAGTTAATTTCAACGGCAGGCATCAAATCAATAAAACCACCGAATTGAGCTTCGACGTAGATTATGTGAATTTCAATATAGACAACGATCAACATTATCAAACACAGCTACTCATACCGGGCAGTCCTGTATTGACGACAAAAGGTAATACGCCGTCGAAGTTGGATATTGTAACACTCAAAGTGGATTACGCTAAACGCTTTAAAACAATTTTGCTGGAAACAGGTTTGAAAACAGCAGTCAACAAAACAGATAACCTGGCCGAATATTTTTACCTCGATAATAACAACTGGCGGCCCGACTTGAGCCGCACCAACCATTTTTTATATAACGAAAAGATCAGTGCTGCATATGCAAGCGCAGACGCCGAGAAAGGGAAATGGCATGGGCAGGCCGGGTTGCGATACGAGTTTACATCTTACAAGGCACACCAGCTTGGAAATGCTGTGGTAAAGGATTCGGCCTTCAAGAGGACCTATGGCAGCCTTTTCCCAACTGCTTTTGTTTCTTACCAGGCCGATAGCAATAACACATTAACCATTCGGGCAGGAAGAAGAATAGATCGGCCTCCGTTTCAAAACCTAAATCCTTTCCTCAGGATACTGAACAAATACACCTACGAAAGCGGTAACCCTTTTATCAAGCCACAATACACTTGGAATGTTGCATTGGCGCACACCTACAAGGAAAAGCTTACCACGGAATTGTCGTACGGATACCTGCGGGATTATTTTTCACAGATATTCATCATTGATTCAAACAGCAGTAATGAAAATAAGAATATTATTATCTATACCCGGGGTAATGTAGGTTCCTTCCAGAATTTCAGTGTCAGTGAAACCTACCAGGTTCCGGTAACAAAATGGTGGAACATGACTGCCGTTGCCATATTCAATCACAAGATCATAAATGGCGTTGTTTGGGCTCCTATAACGGTAAAAATAAGTCAGTTGAATGTGAGCCTGAATAACCAGTTCCAGTTTAAAAAAGGATGGGGAGCCGAAATCAGCGGATTTTATCAAACAAAAAGCCAGATAGATTTACAGGAGTGGCTGAAGCCACAGGGGGAACTAAACCTAGGCGTTTCAAAGCAAGTATTGAAGGGTAAAGGTTCGCTCAAACTAAGCATCCGTGATATCACTTATTTTCAGAACTATTCCGGCTATTCCACATTTGAGAACGCTCACGAACCATTCAGGATAAAATGGGACACTAGAGTGGCGCGACTCAGTTTTAGTTGGCGGTTTGGCAAGACGATGAAAGCCGTAAGACGATCTGAGGGTGGTGCCACAGACGAGATCAACCGGGCCGGTAGCGGGAATTAG
- a CDS encoding sulfite exporter TauE/SafE family protein — translation MSVPEIITSAIIMGAVGSLHCIGMCGPLAFALPISHRNNWGRAAGGALYNFGRITTYSLLGVLLGLTSQYVISTRWQSVFSIVLGSGILLYLLVPAVWKSNRLKMMKGYDPFLFLGKALGKLLHSKKYSSVFSFGLLNGLLPCGMVYLAITFSFLTGSALKGGMFMFFFGLGTFPAMLGIVFFGSFLNQQLRLRLRRLVPVFLFVMAALLILRGLGLGIPYLSPDPPAYIVQGQEASCH, via the coding sequence ATGAGCGTTCCGGAAATTATAACATCGGCTATTATTATGGGAGCCGTGGGTAGTTTGCACTGCATTGGCATGTGCGGTCCATTGGCCTTTGCATTGCCCATCAGTCACCGGAATAATTGGGGACGGGCAGCAGGTGGTGCGTTGTATAATTTTGGTCGCATTACTACTTATTCACTATTAGGGGTTTTGTTAGGACTTACTAGTCAATATGTGATTTCCACACGCTGGCAAAGTGTATTTTCCATTGTATTAGGAAGCGGTATTCTTCTTTACTTGTTGGTACCTGCTGTTTGGAAATCAAATCGCCTTAAGATGATGAAAGGATATGATCCTTTCCTTTTTTTAGGGAAGGCGTTAGGTAAACTGTTGCATTCAAAGAAGTATAGCTCAGTTTTTAGCTTTGGGTTATTGAATGGGCTATTACCTTGCGGTATGGTGTACCTGGCAATTACTTTTTCTTTCCTTACAGGTAGCGCGCTAAAAGGAGGGATGTTTATGTTCTTCTTTGGTTTAGGTACATTCCCCGCTATGTTGGGTATAGTCTTCTTTGGTAGTTTTCTGAACCAGCAATTGCGCCTGCGGTTGCGTCGCCTGGTGCCCGTGTTTCTCTTTGTCATGGCGGCCTTATTGATATTACGCGGCTTGGGATTGGGTATTCCATATTTGAGTCCAGATCCACCAGCTTATATTGTTCAAGGGCAGGAAGCAAGTTGTCATTAA
- a CDS encoding FixH family protein, with protein MKLSWGYKIAIAYLLFVAGILYLVFRANNEHFDLVTENYYEQELKYQDIIDQKKRVAHLSAEPVIAYKNNQLSIQFPAECAGSAVKGEVYLYRASDASQDIRQSFETNNGAYNKQFNLSLTGLYTVKLSWEWKGEQYFQEQNHSF; from the coding sequence ATGAAACTGAGTTGGGGATATAAAATAGCAATAGCTTACCTGTTATTTGTAGCTGGTATTTTATACTTGGTATTTCGTGCGAATAATGAGCACTTTGACCTGGTTACAGAAAACTATTACGAGCAGGAACTCAAATATCAGGATATAATTGATCAGAAGAAACGCGTGGCACATTTATCTGCTGAACCAGTTATCGCTTATAAGAACAATCAATTATCCATTCAGTTTCCTGCAGAATGCGCAGGTTCCGCAGTAAAAGGGGAAGTGTATTTGTACCGCGCTTCTGACGCCAGTCAGGATATCCGCCAATCATTTGAAACGAACAACGGCGCATATAATAAACAGTTTAACCTGTCACTAACAGGGTTGTATACGGTTAAGTTATCGTGGGAATGGAAGGGAGAGCAGTACTTCCAGGAGCAAAACCATTCCTTTTAA